A region of uncultured Acidilobus sp. JCHS DNA encodes the following proteins:
- a CDS encoding Acetyl-CoA acetyltransferase produces the protein MPRRVGIIGVGWYGFRPSTPEVHFQGMMFESSHRAYADANVDPRKDVDVFVDCQEDLWEGIAITDEFAPEPIGGALRPTFTVPGDGLLGVAHAYMLIRSGLADVVAVEAHGKPSEIRTLQDVYYMAFDPLHVRPLPTGNPFFLAGLDAQAYMQRTGASREHLALVSVKNRSNGLKNERAPYSARLTVDDVLSAPYAVYPLTRYDIAGFSDASVTVVLASEEAARRFTDKVVWLDGIGFSTETGSGAVEWHAWGRMLSMRDAAFMAYKLAGLAGSPSESFDLAEVEDRFSFMELLSLEELMLAKEGEAHRLLEQGHFNLGGPLPVNPSGGSLAMGVHLEATGLARLLEAVLQLRGEAGPHQVKGARKAIVATWRGVPTYTSAVAVLSAG, from the coding sequence TTGCCTAGAAGGGTAGGCATAATTGGCGTCGGCTGGTACGGCTTCAGGCCCTCGACCCCTGAGGTCCACTTCCAGGGAATGATGTTCGAGTCCTCCCACAGGGCCTACGCAGACGCCAACGTTGACCCAAGGAAGGACGTCGACGTCTTCGTCGACTGCCAGGAGGACCTGTGGGAGGGGATAGCGATAACCGACGAGTTCGCTCCTGAGCCCATAGGCGGGGCCCTCAGGCCGACCTTCACGGTGCCCGGGGACGGCCTGCTTGGGGTGGCCCACGCCTACATGTTGATAAGGTCAGGGCTGGCTGACGTCGTGGCTGTCGAGGCCCATGGGAAGCCGAGCGAGATAAGGACCCTCCAGGACGTCTACTACATGGCCTTTGACCCCCTCCACGTGAGGCCTTTGCCTACTGGCAACCCCTTCTTCCTGGCAGGCCTTGACGCCCAGGCCTACATGCAGAGGACCGGGGCCTCAAGGGAGCACCTGGCCCTCGTCTCAGTTAAGAACAGGAGCAACGGGCTGAAGAACGAGAGGGCCCCCTACTCGGCCAGGCTCACGGTCGACGATGTCCTCAGCGCCCCCTACGCCGTCTACCCCCTGACCAGGTACGACATAGCCGGCTTCTCAGACGCCTCCGTGACGGTTGTCCTGGCCTCGGAGGAGGCGGCTAGGAGGTTCACAGACAAGGTGGTCTGGCTTGACGGCATAGGCTTCTCGACGGAGACAGGCTCAGGCGCCGTTGAGTGGCACGCATGGGGGCGCATGCTCTCCATGAGGGACGCCGCCTTCATGGCCTATAAGCTAGCAGGCCTCGCTGGCAGCCCCTCCGAGAGCTTTGACCTAGCTGAGGTTGAGGACAGGTTCAGCTTCATGGAGCTGCTTTCCCTCGAGGAGCTGATGCTGGCTAAGGAGGGGGAGGCCCACAGGCTGCTCGAGCAGGGCCACTTCAACCTAGGCGGCCCTCTCCCTGTGAACCCGAGCGGCGGGTCGCTGGCCATGGGGGTCCACCTTGAGGCCACTGGGCTGGCCAGGCTCCTGGAGGCGGTGCTCCAGCTGAGGGGCGAGGCAGGGCCTCATCAGGTCAAGGGGGCCAGGAAGGCGATAGTGGCGACGTGGAGGGGGGTGCCAACGTACACGAGCGCGGTCGCAGTTCTGTCGGCAGGGTAA
- a CDS encoding Acyl-coenzyme A synthetase/AMP-(fatty) acid ligase, with protein sequence MKYVWTPPREVVNDANVTGFMESHGFKTYADLVRRSTEDIKWFWGNLPEWLELEWFKEPREVYDSSRGVEWTRWYVGGRINVAYNVLDRVVKRGLGDKVAMTWVGEDGKVVQLTYNEMLDQVNRFSNLLVELGVSRGDVVAIYAPIMPETAVAMLSAMRVGAIAAPIFSGFAPEAVAERLRLGEAKVVVTVDGYYRKGKVVALKPSSDEAIRLSGLRAKQVVVRRIGIDVSWDDERDMWYDRAIASKRPSFEPVETEAEDPAILMFTSGTTGRPKGAVISHAGMLLQPTKEHYFNLDIKPGWTKRNDVLWWITDLGWMMGPWMIVGSQALGASHLSIEGALDYPAKDRVWATIERFRVTHLGFAATAARLLKSLGREAYESHDLSSLRAFGNTGEPIDEDTWMWVVRDVGQERRPMINLSGGTEIMGCFVLPSPVVPLRPSTLWGPGLGMDVDVFDDDGRPVRGRPGYLVAKKPAPSMTRGLWRDPERYIETYWSRFPGVWYHGDYALIDEDGFWYILGRADDVIKVAGKRIGPAEVETIVNSHPDVAESACIGYPHPVKGEVIVCFAIPKPGRSLGPEQVRQVKEMVAQRLGKPFEPEAVVPVRDLPRTRSGKIMRRIVRDAVLGRQVEQTPVLENPDSVTAVKEAAEELKKLMK encoded by the coding sequence ATGAAGTACGTCTGGACCCCGCCAAGGGAAGTTGTTAATGACGCTAACGTGACGGGCTTCATGGAGAGTCATGGCTTCAAGACATACGCTGACCTGGTAAGGAGGAGCACAGAGGACATCAAGTGGTTCTGGGGCAACCTGCCCGAGTGGCTTGAGCTGGAGTGGTTTAAGGAGCCGAGGGAGGTCTACGACTCCTCAAGGGGCGTCGAGTGGACCAGGTGGTACGTTGGCGGCAGGATAAACGTGGCCTACAACGTCCTTGACAGGGTCGTCAAGAGGGGCCTTGGAGACAAGGTCGCTATGACGTGGGTTGGCGAGGACGGCAAGGTCGTTCAGCTGACCTATAACGAGATGCTTGACCAGGTTAACAGGTTCTCGAACCTGCTCGTGGAGCTGGGGGTCAGCAGGGGCGACGTCGTCGCTATCTACGCGCCGATAATGCCCGAGACCGCCGTGGCGATGCTGTCAGCTATGAGGGTCGGCGCCATAGCGGCCCCCATATTCAGCGGCTTCGCGCCAGAGGCCGTGGCTGAGAGGCTGAGGCTGGGCGAGGCCAAGGTCGTTGTTACCGTTGACGGCTACTACAGGAAAGGGAAGGTAGTGGCCCTCAAGCCCAGCTCCGACGAGGCCATAAGGCTCTCAGGCCTCAGAGCGAAACAGGTAGTAGTGAGGAGGATAGGCATAGATGTGTCGTGGGATGACGAGAGGGACATGTGGTATGACAGGGCTATAGCGTCCAAGAGGCCCAGCTTTGAGCCCGTCGAGACCGAGGCGGAGGACCCGGCCATCCTCATGTTCACCAGCGGCACAACTGGAAGGCCTAAGGGGGCGGTCATAAGCCACGCCGGCATGCTGCTTCAGCCCACGAAGGAGCACTACTTTAACCTCGACATAAAGCCCGGCTGGACCAAGAGGAATGACGTCCTCTGGTGGATAACGGACCTGGGCTGGATGATGGGGCCCTGGATGATCGTCGGCTCCCAGGCCCTCGGGGCCTCTCACCTCTCCATAGAGGGCGCCCTCGACTACCCCGCCAAGGACAGGGTCTGGGCCACCATAGAGAGGTTCAGGGTCACACACCTTGGTTTCGCCGCCACTGCCGCGAGGCTCCTGAAGTCCCTCGGCAGGGAGGCCTACGAGTCCCATGACCTCTCCAGCCTCAGGGCCTTCGGCAACACCGGTGAGCCCATAGATGAGGACACGTGGATGTGGGTGGTCAGGGACGTAGGCCAGGAGAGGAGGCCTATGATAAACCTGAGCGGCGGCACGGAGATAATGGGCTGCTTCGTCCTGCCCAGCCCCGTGGTCCCCCTCAGGCCCTCGACTCTCTGGGGGCCAGGCCTCGGCATGGACGTGGACGTATTTGACGACGACGGCAGGCCCGTCAGGGGGAGGCCAGGCTACCTGGTAGCTAAGAAGCCTGCCCCGAGCATGACGAGGGGGCTCTGGAGGGACCCGGAGAGGTACATTGAGACCTACTGGAGCAGGTTCCCGGGCGTCTGGTACCACGGCGACTACGCCCTGATAGACGAGGACGGCTTCTGGTACATACTGGGCAGGGCTGATGACGTGATCAAGGTGGCGGGCAAGAGGATAGGGCCAGCTGAGGTGGAGACGATCGTCAACAGCCACCCAGACGTGGCGGAGAGCGCCTGCATAGGCTACCCGCACCCGGTCAAGGGCGAGGTGATAGTGTGCTTCGCCATACCTAAGCCCGGCAGGTCCCTGGGGCCTGAGCAGGTAAGGCAGGTGAAGGAGATGGTGGCCCAGAGGCTTGGCAAGCCCTTCGAGCCAGAGGCGGTGGTGCCAGTCAGAGACTTGCCGAGGACCAGGAGCGGCAAGATAATGAGGAGGATAGTGAGGGACGCGGTGCTCGGGAGACAGGTTGAGCAGACGCCTGTCCTGGAGAACCCCGACTCAGTGACGGCAGTCAAGGAGGCGGCCGAGGAGCTCAAGAAGTTGATGAAGTAG
- a CDS encoding putative membrane-associated protein, translated as MRATTALGLVLLAIGIAIIAYRALGLGGSLTYYAISVGSRAIGKAGLAAVTGLMTAESAAIPIPSEVVVPLAGAYYRSPVGLAAVTLASTVGNLAGSTALYYVGLLGGRPAAYRYASAVGLSQRRLSEAEALFARHGFLIVLIGRLTPALRSYISLPAGIFRMDLARFLIATFVGSLPWNAILAVAGYLLGQAAVTAPWLDYLAASIAVGLGVLLISGRLSLG; from the coding sequence GTGAGGGCGACGACGGCCCTTGGGCTGGTGCTCCTCGCCATAGGCATAGCCATCATTGCCTACAGGGCCCTCGGGCTCGGCGGCTCCCTGACGTACTACGCTATAAGCGTGGGCTCAAGGGCCATAGGCAAGGCCGGCCTGGCCGCCGTGACGGGCCTCATGACTGCCGAGAGCGCGGCCATACCCATACCGAGCGAGGTCGTGGTCCCCCTGGCGGGGGCCTACTACAGGTCCCCCGTGGGCCTGGCCGCCGTGACCCTTGCCTCAACAGTGGGCAACCTGGCTGGCTCCACGGCCCTCTACTACGTGGGCCTCCTAGGCGGCAGGCCCGCGGCCTACAGGTACGCCTCAGCCGTGGGGCTTAGCCAGAGGAGGCTCTCAGAGGCTGAGGCCCTGTTCGCGAGGCACGGCTTCCTCATAGTCCTCATCGGCAGGCTCACGCCGGCTCTGAGGTCATACATATCGCTGCCGGCTGGCATCTTCAGGATGGACCTTGCCAGGTTCCTCATAGCCACCTTCGTCGGCTCGCTGCCCTGGAACGCGATCCTCGCAGTGGCAGGCTACCTACTTGGCCAGGCCGCCGTCACCGCCCCATGGCTTGACTACCTGGCGGCCTCTATAGCCGTGGGCCTGGGCGTCCTCCTTATCTCAGGGCGGCTCAGCCTTGGCTGA
- a CDS encoding Threonyl-tRNA synthetase — MRLLLVHVSEVKFWAVEEAIENPPDPPSKFEGKDCVVGFISVEEGDALDLAPQAALEIAEHARRSGVKCAVVYPFAHLSPSLAPPEQAAAILRRVEEELKSMGFETARAPFGWYKGFTITCPGHPACELSRTITAQGGPWFISDGRRLSLKEALDSGLMPKELEPGNPWDNEALGAMGKLGLTSGGLTPLGEIMIGSLASWAAERLGDLSPETTSGGPAETYGLSGLTSILRSCLDSARYLSEGSARLRSPIPGADLIVRAGDVGEEQLVKLLSEVSEEMVKNVTWIEASDERGLSIAYDVKYSVRLAAYLSRSKGAAVLAAHGSVRGNEFTCLGPLRLIASSAIDAGLREAEAGRTPSIPFWMAPLQVAVVPVKEQQAQYAEEVLSELLAIGARAYLDPPTKSLGARIRSAGKAWVPIIAVVGEREASTRTVSVRRRWRQGEQEVVQLGSLITEVEQLLAQSPGRRYRPPAE, encoded by the coding sequence TTGAGGCTGCTCCTGGTACACGTGAGCGAGGTCAAGTTCTGGGCAGTGGAGGAGGCCATTGAGAACCCCCCTGACCCTCCCTCTAAGTTTGAGGGAAAGGACTGCGTCGTGGGCTTCATAAGCGTTGAGGAGGGCGACGCCCTTGACCTCGCCCCTCAGGCGGCCCTCGAGATAGCTGAGCACGCGAGGAGGTCAGGCGTCAAGTGCGCGGTGGTCTACCCCTTCGCTCACCTGTCGCCGAGCCTGGCGCCGCCCGAGCAGGCGGCCGCCATACTGAGGAGGGTTGAGGAGGAGCTGAAGTCCATGGGCTTCGAGACGGCGAGGGCGCCCTTCGGCTGGTACAAGGGGTTCACCATAACGTGCCCCGGGCACCCGGCCTGCGAGCTCTCGAGGACTATAACTGCCCAGGGAGGGCCCTGGTTCATATCGGATGGGAGGAGGCTGAGCCTCAAGGAGGCCCTCGACTCAGGCCTCATGCCGAAGGAGCTCGAGCCTGGGAACCCCTGGGACAACGAGGCCCTTGGAGCCATGGGGAAGCTGGGGCTCACCAGCGGCGGGCTGACGCCTCTTGGGGAAATCATGATAGGCTCCCTGGCGAGCTGGGCGGCAGAGAGGCTTGGCGACCTGAGCCCCGAGACAACCTCTGGCGGGCCGGCCGAGACCTACGGGCTCTCGGGCCTGACCTCAATACTTAGGTCCTGCCTTGACTCCGCCAGGTACCTCTCCGAGGGCTCGGCCAGGCTGAGGTCGCCGATCCCTGGGGCCGACTTAATTGTGAGGGCAGGCGACGTGGGCGAGGAGCAGCTGGTCAAGCTGCTCTCAGAGGTCTCGGAGGAGATGGTGAAGAACGTGACGTGGATTGAGGCCTCTGATGAGAGGGGGCTCTCGATAGCCTACGACGTTAAGTACTCCGTCAGGCTCGCCGCCTACCTAAGCAGGTCGAAGGGGGCCGCCGTCCTGGCCGCCCACGGCTCGGTGAGGGGGAACGAGTTCACGTGCCTCGGCCCCCTCAGGCTGATAGCCTCATCGGCCATAGACGCTGGCCTCAGGGAGGCCGAGGCCGGCAGGACCCCGTCGATCCCGTTCTGGATGGCGCCCCTGCAGGTGGCCGTGGTCCCAGTCAAGGAGCAGCAGGCCCAGTACGCCGAGGAGGTGCTCTCTGAGCTGTTGGCAATAGGGGCGAGGGCCTACCTGGACCCGCCCACGAAGAGCCTTGGGGCGAGGATAAGGTCTGCCGGGAAGGCCTGGGTCCCCATAATAGCGGTGGTCGGCGAGAGGGAGGCCTCAACGAGGACTGTAAGCGTCAGGAGGAGGTGGAGGCAGGGCGAGCAGGAGGTCGTCCAGCTGGGGTCCCTGATAACAGAGGTTGAGCAGCTGCTGGCCCAGTCGCCGGGGAGGCGTTACAGGCCGCCTGCGGAGTAA
- a CDS encoding ABC-type multidrug transport system, ATPase component, whose protein sequence is MHVVETVDLRKVYPNGVEALRGVTLSLGPRIPCIIGRNGAGKTTLVRILSTQLRPTSGTARVMGLDVVKDRDRLRKLICSVPQEARPMGVASPYEHVVMYLVARGWSFSEASRAARRALREVGLGEFMDTATDELSGGMKRKVFVAMAVAAQAELTFLDEPTAGLDPVSRLETWGLVRELKSNIVLTTHDMEEARALCDYIVLLDSGRVVTEGTYDQLMAPLKGRVRVEGYGDLMVGRLRVSYMRPEEAKALLDEGLKVTIRPVSLDDVFIVNGLIPPSEEEGGGVNEG, encoded by the coding sequence ATGCACGTAGTTGAGACGGTGGACCTCCGCAAGGTCTACCCCAACGGCGTCGAGGCGCTGAGGGGCGTCACGCTGTCGCTTGGCCCGAGGATACCGTGTATAATAGGGAGGAACGGGGCCGGTAAGACTACGTTGGTCAGGATACTGTCAACTCAGCTCAGGCCCACCTCTGGGACCGCGAGGGTCATGGGCCTTGACGTCGTAAAGGACAGGGACAGGCTGAGGAAGCTCATATGCAGCGTCCCCCAGGAGGCCAGGCCCATGGGAGTGGCCTCGCCCTACGAGCACGTCGTGATGTACCTGGTGGCCAGGGGATGGTCCTTCAGCGAGGCCTCCAGGGCCGCCAGGAGGGCCCTGAGGGAGGTGGGCCTCGGCGAGTTCATGGACACAGCGACCGACGAGCTCAGCGGCGGCATGAAGAGGAAGGTGTTCGTGGCCATGGCGGTCGCCGCCCAGGCAGAGCTGACGTTCCTCGACGAGCCCACAGCGGGCCTGGACCCCGTCTCAAGGCTTGAGACGTGGGGCCTCGTAAGGGAGCTTAAGTCGAACATAGTGCTCACGACCCACGACATGGAGGAGGCCAGGGCGCTCTGCGACTACATAGTCCTCCTGGACTCGGGAAGGGTCGTGACCGAGGGCACCTATGACCAGCTCATGGCGCCCCTGAAGGGCAGGGTCAGGGTCGAGGGATACGGCGACCTGATGGTTGGCAGGCTGAGGGTCTCGTACATGAGGCCTGAGGAGGCCAAGGCGCTCCTTGACGAGGGCCTCAAGGTTACCATAAGGCCCGTGAGCCTTGACGACGTCTTCATAGTGAACGGCCTGATACCGCCAAGCGAGGAGGAGGGAGGTGGGGTAAATGAGGGTTAA
- a CDS encoding putative phosphoesterase has translation MRILVLPDVHYPATRLDVLELALSGDYDEVVLLGDAVDERERLADLMGLVGRSAGRVTLVRGDNEERMGIGGLESYEPRRGLVLVHGHSANLGSEGFTKLLARVGRRVSRGLVLGFYAARLSRRDALVVAGHAHALGYSRRFRVAFASSLSLPSPSRPFNEVGYAVIDSDEVLLFSGDGRQALAVSIPRPSL, from the coding sequence ATGAGGATCCTAGTCCTGCCCGACGTTCACTACCCCGCCACGCGCCTTGACGTGCTTGAGCTCGCGCTCTCAGGCGACTACGACGAGGTGGTCCTGCTGGGGGACGCCGTTGATGAACGTGAGCGGCTCGCCGACCTCATGGGCCTCGTGGGCAGGTCAGCGGGGAGGGTGACCCTGGTCAGGGGCGACAACGAGGAGAGGATGGGCATAGGGGGCCTTGAGAGCTACGAGCCCCGCAGGGGCCTGGTGCTAGTTCACGGCCACAGCGCAAACCTGGGCAGCGAGGGCTTCACCAAGCTCCTGGCGAGGGTGGGGAGGAGGGTCAGCAGGGGGCTCGTGCTGGGCTTCTACGCGGCCAGGCTCTCAAGGAGGGACGCCCTCGTGGTGGCTGGGCACGCCCATGCCCTGGGCTACTCGAGGCGCTTCAGGGTGGCCTTCGCCAGCTCCCTCAGCCTCCCGTCCCCCTCAAGGCCCTTTAACGAGGTAGGCTACGCCGTCATCGACAGCGACGAGGTCCTCCTGTTCAGCGGGGACGGTAGGCAGGCCCTGGCCGTATCTATCCCTAGGCCCTCGCTATGA